TTGAGGCCTCGGAAAAAGACAAGGTGGTCAGGGATGGTGGCAGAGTTGGAGTCCAAATGTCCAGTGAAATGAGAGACAAAAGTGATTCCTTGGTTTGGTGTGTTCTTATGCATAGAGTGATATTGTTGACTATTTCTTATCTTACTGGAGATCCACACTTATCTTCACATTATCATATActtgttcttgtttttcagtcactaactcatgtccgcCTCTTCatgaacccatggattgtagcccaccctactcctctgtctgtaggaatTCCCAgacaagatactggagtgagttgccatttccttctccagggcatcttcctggatcCAGTATCTAACCCGTGTCTCGCGcaatggcaggcatattctttaccactgaaccaccagggaaaccctcatattgtttataaaatatttaacatcaaCTTTGTACAGAGAATAGTGAAATATGAACCCACCTGTTCATTCTGTGGAGCCTGAAAGAGCAAGAGATAATATCTTGTCAACCTGTGAATGTCTTTAGTGCTTTGAAATTAGCAGCATGTTGTCTCTCCTTTGCCCTCCAGATTTCATAAAGAACACAAGCACCCAGCTAAATGTTGAAAAATTACTCTAGTAACATTGAATTTTATCTCCTTGGCTTCCCTGGCTCTAAAGAACTACGCAATATTCTCTTTGccaccttctttttcttctactcTGTGTCATTAATTGGAAACATGGTCATCATCTTTATGGTCTGTATTGATAAGCGTCTGCAGAcccccatgtatttcttcctggGTCACCTCTCTGTCCTAGAGATGCTGACCACAACTGTGACTGTCCCCTTGATGCTCTGGGGTCTCCTCCTTCCTGGGATGCAGGCAATATCCTTGACTGCCTGTTGTGTACAACTGTATTTGTACCTGTCTTTGGGAATGTCGGAGTTAATATTATTTGCTGCGATGGCTGTGGACCGTTACGTGGCTGTTTGTAACCCTCTGCGGTACAACGTCATTATGAACAGCCATACCTGTCTCTGGGTGGTAATTGTGTCCTGGGTATTTGGCTTCCTCTTTGAAATCTGGCCAATCTATGCGACGTTTCATCTTACTTTCTGCAAATCAAATGTGCTAGACCATTTTTACTGTGACCGAGGACAACTGTTCAAACTATCGTGTAATAATAGCCTTTTCactgaatttattctttttttaatggctatttttgtactttttggtTCTTTGATCCCTACAATAGTCTCCTACCTCTACATCATCTCCACTATCCTCAAGATCCCTTCAGGATCTGGCAGGTGGAAAGCCTTCTCTACATGTGCCTCCCACTTCACCTGTGTTGTGATTGGCTACAGCAGCTGTTTGTTCCTGTTTGTGAAACCCAAACAAACACAGGCTGCTGAGTACAACAGGGTAGCATCACTGATGGTTTTAGTGGTGAACCCTTTTCTGAACCCTTTTATCTTCACCCTCCGAAATGACAAATTCACAGAGGTGTTTCGAGATGCCATGAAAAGCTGCTATCAACTCCTCAGGGCTTAGCTGTTGTAAGGACCACCATGGACTCATCATCTTGGGCCTGAGTAATGAGAGCCCTGATTCAAATCAGAAATAATCATTTTCTTCATCAAGTAGTTTATCGTCTAATGTAACTTTTAGCTTTTAATAATCACTTCCTTTTTTAAGTGGGtatattcatttatacatattattGTAGTTACATGGATATATTAATTTATACACATTATTCTAGTTAAAATACACCtagcaaaataaatttaataggATTTACcagatggtccagtggtaaagaatccgcctgtcaatgcagaagacatggtttCAAAACCTGGCCCAGAAGATCCAACGTGCCAtgggcaactaagcttgtgtaccacaaatactgaagcctgtgtaccctaaagcctgtgctctgcaaaagagaagccatcacaataagAAGCCTCAACTAGAAAATAGCCCTGCCTCACCCCAACTAGCataagcctgcatgcagcaaaaagacccagcacggtcaaaaaagtaataataaataaaaataaaacaaatacatataattaaaaaaataaatttaacaactaaaaatgtaaaagatgttCATGGTTATTAAAAACAATGCTGTGATGTTTGAATGTGAAATGTGTAGAGAAGAATCATTCATTCTCTGACAACTGACCTAAATGTTTGAATCTAGGTGCTGGGTCATCTTCACCTATATTGTCCTGTGTTTCCCTGGTTTtctcaaagcctcagtttcccatatGATTTCCATGAGTGATGCCAAGTCCAACTCCAGGGTCTAACCTTTTCTTGAGGCTTCTGGTCCAGGGTGCAACAGTGATGGTGCCTTTTTGGAGATTTTCTCAACCAG
This is a stretch of genomic DNA from Dama dama isolate Ldn47 chromosome 18, ASM3311817v1, whole genome shotgun sequence. It encodes these proteins:
- the LOC133073054 gene encoding olfactory receptor 9A4-like; this encodes MLKNYSSNIEFYLLGFPGSKELRNILFATFFFFYSVSLIGNMVIIFMVCIDKRLQTPMYFFLGHLSVLEMLTTTVTVPLMLWGLLLPGMQAISLTACCVQLYLYLSLGMSELILFAAMAVDRYVAVCNPLRYNVIMNSHTCLWVVIVSWVFGFLFEIWPIYATFHLTFCKSNVLDHFYCDRGQLFKLSCNNSLFTEFILFLMAIFVLFGSLIPTIVSYLYIISTILKIPSGSGRWKAFSTCASHFTCVVIGYSSCLFLFVKPKQTQAAEYNRVASLMVLVVNPFLNPFIFTLRNDKFTEVFRDAMKSCYQLLRA